The segment TATTACCAGTTATGGAAATCTGAACAGCCCTCAACCACTTACTGTTGGTAATCTTCCTCCCGACAATGTAACAGGGCTCGCCAATTATTCACTTACTGATATCAAATACTTTAATGTGGCATTGCCCGATAGTTACATTGCTAATACCTATTGCACAACAAGCATCGAACCATCTAACCAGTATTACAATAACCTGGTTGGTTTCTGGCCGGGCTTTCCTGTTATAAATGATAATGGTGTATTTAAAATGCGTGATTTAAGTCCATTCGGTCGTGACTTCACACTTGAATCTTATTCGCCCGGAAGCTTTAATGATCTTAATGCAAATGTTTGCCCACCTGTTAGTGAACCTGTTTACAAAACAGTTCCTAATTCGGTAGATGTGACGGTGCAGATCTATGCATGGTTTGGTATTACTGTTCCTGCTTCATGGGGATTAGATGGTAAAAACTGGATACCTACCTACAGTGATGTAAGTGGAGGTTGATCAATAAAGAATGAATAATAAACTAGTTACAATAAAACGAATAAACATGAATTCTGTTATTCTTGTTAAACGCTTATCGGTTTGCCTGCTGCTGCTTTCAGTGGCAGTAACTGCATGCAGAAAAAAATATGCATACGATTTTGAAGATGGTACGCCGGGCAATGGTGCAAATGGAAGCAGTATTACCATTGATACGAGTATTAAAAATGTTGATGCAAGCAAGTATGCACAGGCAAGAGTATTCCCTGGTTTGGTTTGTGCATCGGAGCCAAGAACTAAGGTTGATCTTGCAATGAATTTAAGCTACAACCAGGTGCAGGATGAGTTGCGCATTTCTGTTCCGCCAAGTCCGCAATTCGGTACAGGTCTTTATGCTGCTCCTGGTGAGTTGGTGATCATTGATGTTCCGCAGAATGAATATTCACTCTCTGTACAAATAGGTGCATGGACAGATAATCTTTCTGTTATTCAAAATGCACCACGTGATCCCGTGATCTATTCACGTAGCCAGTTGAATCCCGGCAGAAACTATTTAAGGAATTTATATGGAGGTCATATTTATATTTTCGCCGGACGTTCAATAGCAACTCCGGTAAACCTTTCTTTCACAAATGTTGTGAAGTCACCTGATTTCGTATTGGGTGTTACGGATAAAACAGCATGGCAAGCAGAAATTCGTTCATCATGCGTACCATGGCTTGAATTAAGAAGCGCCAACATGATCTTTGTTGTGCCACGTCAATATTGTATCGACCGTCCTTTTGCTGATATTCAAAAAGCAATGCAGGATTGGGATGATATTGTAAATTTCGATTACTACCAATGGGAGGGATTAAGTGCAAACCCGGCAGAGGCTATTGATAAAGCTCCACTTCTTCCATGGCGGGTAGTGATGGATATTAAACCTGTTGTTGGTTATGGTCACTCAGGTTTTCCAATCGTAGTGCAAAATGATTACAGTTGGTTTGATGGTTTTGGAAATGTAAGTGCCATCAATGGCGGAGGTAACTGGGGGGTGTTTCACGAAGTGGGGCATAACAACCAACAAGGAACTTACTGGAGCTGGAGCACATTAGGTGAAACAACCTGTAACTTTTTTGCATTTAAAGTTGCAAATCGTTTGAGTGCTGTCACCCCATCATCATGGCCTCCCAAACATCCTGCATTGGCAACAGCAATACCCGCTGCTATCACATGGGCGTCTTCTGCAGTTGGTACAAGAAATTTTGATGGTACTGATGCTGCTATTAATGATCCGTTTGCACGGTTAACACCATTTGTTCAGATCATGAGTAAGATTCCTGCTGACTGGGGGTATCCCGGTCAGCAGGATGGATGGAGTTTTATTACAGAGCTATACAAGAAAGCAAGACGTTCAAACAGGATATCATTAACCGATCAGAACAAACGTGATTTTGTATATGAAACATTGTGTGAGTTTACTCGCAGAGATATGCGTGCTTTCTTCAGAGCGTGGGGTATTACTGTAAGTACGATTTCATTAAACAAAATGGGAGCGCTTTATCCATTGTCGTTCCAGGAAATATGGAAGTATAATCCATTAACAAAAACCGGTGGCGATACACAAGCTGATCCGAGAAGCGTTTGGTTGCCAATAGCAAGTTCCTGGTCAACAAGCGAAGGGACAAACGGAACAATTGGTAATGCGTTTGATGGTTCGTTTACTACGTATTGGCATAGCAATTATGGAACGGGTACAGGTCCAACAGCACCAACCCATACAATTACGGTTGATATGGCTACACCGACAACTATTAAAGGATTTTCTGCTGCACTAAGACAAAGCGGAACAGGTACGGCAACACGTGTTAAAAATATACGTGTACAGGTAAGCGATGATAACATCAACTGGACTCCTGTTGTTTTTGTAACTGGCGCAAGCACAATCACAGGAGCATTCACTTTAGTGAACATGCAGGGATTGCAAAGTTTTAATCTCACCAATAATATTACAGCAAGGTATTTTAGATATGTTATTTCCGCTGCTGCAGATAACGATCCTTCAGGAAATAACTCAGCACTTTCGGAAATAAACATTGTAAGACCTTGATTTTTTATTCGGATAAATGAATAATATGAAAAAGAACAAACTGCATATTGGTTTCTTACTTTCTTCAGTGGGAATTATGATCATACTGTTTGCATCCTGTAAACGTTATGTTGATCCGCCTCCTTATTTTGAAGAGCCTGGTGATACAACAAAACCGGCATCAAGAAAAGTTCTGCTTATAGGTATTGATGGGGCAGCAGCAGCTGAATACAAAAAAATGAGCTTGCCTATCCTGCAAAGCATGCTGGCAAAAAGTAAGTTTACATGGGAAGGTGTTTCCGATGAAGTAAGTACAGATGCTGCTTCGTGGAAAACACTCATGAGTGGTGTTTCTTATTCAAGACATAAAATAAAAGACAGCACGTTCATCTATACACAAAGTATTAATGATCCACAGCATTCATCTGCTCCAAATTTCCCATCAATCTTCTCTTATATTTTGTCATCGCCAAGAAATGATATGCGTACAGTAGTTATATCACCATGGCGTACAATGGTTGAAAAGTTGGTTCCAGAAGTGCTTGATCCGGTAGTTGCTGCAGATGATCTTGCTGTAAAAGATTCTGCACTCAAACGTATCAAAACAGGTAACCCTGATTTTATGGTAGTGAATTTTAATTCAGTAGCCATTGCAGGTAAGGCAGGTGCATTCCTCGCCGATAATGCAGGTTATAAAGACGCAGCACTAAGGATCGATGCATATATCGGTGAACTGTTAACAGCACTTAAAGCCCGTCCGGGATACGATAAAAATGAAGAGTGGCTGGTAATTGTTACAAGCACACATGGCGGTGTTGGTAATAGTTACGGAGGACCAACTGCAAGTGAAGTAAACAGCTTTTCTGTATTCTATCACGAAAAGTTTAAACCATTAGAATTTGTGCGTTCAGGTTTTTCAGGGGTTGCAATGAAAGGAACAGGAACTTCTGTAATTCGTGCAAGCATACCTGATGATGCCGGTTTGTACAATCCGGGTTTGGGGCAGCAAACAATCTCAGTTAAAATGAAGTCTCCCACAAAAACACAATACCCGCATTTCTTTTCAAAAATGGAAAGGTTTGCGAGTACTACAGGTTGGTCATTGTTTACCAACTCAAGCGGCATTTGGTGTTTAAGTGTAAGAGGAGCAGGTGAGTCACGTATTCAGGGAACAACGCCTGTTGTATTTGATGATAAATGGCATACCGTTACATTTAAGTTTATGGATAGTGCCAGTAAACGTTGGGCAGTACGGTATACAGATGGTTTGCGTATCGATCATACAGATATCACGGCCCGTGGAACTGTCACCAGCCCTTCGCCCCTTACGATGGGATGGGGAACAGATCCCGGTATGGGTGCTGTAACTGTAAGCTTTGCTGATTGTATGATCTTTAATACAGCTCTTTCCGATGCTGAAGTTGCATCATTGCAATGTTCAAAAGATATTACACAACATCCCCGGTACGCAAATCTTATTGGTTATTGGCCTTGTGGTGATGGATTTGGTGGTCGGTTTTTAAATAAAGCACCGGGTGCTGTTAATAAGGACTTTATTTTGCAAGGATCATTTACATGGGATAATTATGCTGAAGTGCCATGTAGCATAACTCCTTTCCAACCCACAGCAGGGAAAGCTGCGTTGTTTATGAAATCTGTTGATGTTACAGTAACCAGTTTGTATTGGTTAAAGATGAATATTCTGCCGGTATGGGGTTTAGAAGGAAGTAAGTGGCTTGAGAGTTATGAACAAGAGTTTGTAAAACTGTAAGCGACCTGATAAAAAATTATTGCAAGGCCTTTCGTAAGAAAGGTAGCAAAACAAAAAAGCAGCAATGAAACTCATTGCTGCTTTTACTTATTTTAATAAATCAATTATGGTTCAACTGAATCATTCAAGTCAGCATCTACGAGAATGCGACCGCAGTTTTCACACACAATGATCTTTTTGTGTTGTTTAATTTCACTCTGGCGTTGCGGAGGAATGGTATTGAAACAACCACCACAGCTTTCACGCTCAATAGGCACTACTGATAAACCATTACGGTAGCTGTTACGGATACGGTCGAAGCTGGCAATCAAACGGTCTTCAACCGCTTCTCTTGCACCATTTACCAAAGAGCGTAATTGGTCTTCTTCTTTTTGTGTATCGGCAACAATCTTATCCAATTCACCTTTCTTGTGTTCAAGATTCTTTTCTTTTACTGCGATTGCCTTCTTAGCTTTTTCAAGCACTTCACTCTTTTCGATCAACTCTTCATTTGCATCTCTGATGTGCTTTTCAGAAAGTTTGATCTCAAGCCCCTGCATCTCAATTTCTTTATTGATGGCTTCAAACTCACGATTATTCTTTACGTTCTCACTTTGCTTTTCGTATTTAACGAGCAAAGCCTGCGATTCAAGGATCGCATCTTTTTTGCTCTGTATAAATTCCTGGATACCGTTGATCTCTTCTTCAATGCGGTTCTTACGTGCATTCAAACCTTCAATTTCATCTTCAAGGTCTTTTACTTCCATTGGTAATTCACCTTTCAGGATCTGGATCTCATCCAGTTTGCTTTCGATCTTTTGCACACGAATGAGTGCCTTCAGTTTTTCTTCTACAGAATACTCTTTTGTAGTAGCCATATTTGTGTTTGAAGTTTTTTGTTTTTGGTACCGGCGGTAAGGCCTTGCTCATCTTTGGTTGTGTCACTCACTTGTACGTTCCTATTTCTATTCAACTGAAATACTCGACAGGATTCGTTTTCACACCAGTTTTGAGGACGGCAAAGGTAGGGAATTTCCCGCTCAAATGATCGGCCAGTAAATCGATTGTAAACTGTTCGCTTTCCCAATGCCCGATGTCAGCCAGCAGGAGCTTGCTTTCGGCATCAAAAAACTCGTGGTATTTCACATCACCGGTTACAAAAGCATGAGCCCCGGCGGCAAGTGCTGTTTTAGTCAAAAAGCTTCCGGCACCACCGCAAAGCGCCACTTTATGAATGGCGTGAGCAGGAGGAAGAGTATGCCTGATCACACTTATTTGAAATTGATTTTTAAGTAGTTGGAGGAAATCAGTCGGTGTCATGCTGTTGGGCAATTCACCTATTAGACCTGATCCGGCAGAAGTCCATTCATTCGAAAGCTGAATAATATCATAAGCAGGTTCTTCATATGGGTGATGTTTCAGCATCGACGAAACAATATTCTTCTCCAGCCAAGCCGGGAAGATCACTTCTATCTTCAATTCTTCTTCCTCATGTCGCTTGCCGGGTTCGCCCACAAATGGAGTTGTTCCGGGTGCCCCTTTAAAGGTTCCTTTTCCTAGAGCGTTAAAGCTGCATTCGCTGTAATCACCAATATGTCCGCCACCTGCTTCAAAAATGGCAGTGCGAACGATCTCGGCATGCGAAACAGGTACAAAGCTGAAGAGTTTGCGAAGCAAAGCAGTTTTTGGTTGAAGTATTTTACAGTTCACCAGGCCTAAGCGCTCAGCCATCTTTGCATTAACACCAGCAATAACGTTGTCAAGGTTGGTGTGTATGGCATAAACAGCAATATCATATTTAATGGAGGCGATCACTGCCCGTTCCACATATGTTTTGCCGTTGATCTTTTTTAATCCGCTGAACACAATGGGGTGATGTGCCACCACCATGTTAAGTCCTTTATCCTTTGCTTCGATGATCACTTCTTCGGTTGCATCAAGACTTACCAATATGCCCGTGCATTCCCATGCAGGTGAACCGGTAATAAGTCCTGCATTATCATAGCCTTCCTGTAAGGAAGGCGGGGCCAGTGTTTCCAGAAAACGAACGATATCTCCAATTTGCATACAGTAAAAATAAGATAATTCGGTACTGGGCGTTTAAGTAGAAAGTTAAGCGGTTGAAAACCCGATGGTTGGGTTTTGCGTACTTATACTGTTGACAAATCATCAAAACAAGTTGTATTTTTAATCTCCGTTAACTCGAAATCTATGAAGCAGTTATTGATTCTTTCTTTCAGCTTATTCCTGTTTGTTGGTTGTAAAAAGGCCATAAAACGTACCCAGGAACAAATCGCCGAAACATTAATTGTAAAAGCAATGACCGATGGTCGTTGGACAGTAACCGTATATACTGACGGTACAACCGATTTTAAACCGGAATTTGACGGTTATGAATTTCAGTTTAAAACCGACCGCACAGTCGATGCAATTAAAAATATGGCGACAGAATCAACAGGTAAATGGAATGAGGATCGGGTGAATATTACGATCTCTGCTGATTACCCTGACGCAGCAACCGCAACTTTACAACGCTTAGATGGCATTTGGAAAATGAAAGACAGTAACTGGACCTGGGTGAAAGCCGAACAAATGATCAATGGTAAGCTTGTAAAACTGGAATTGACGAAGAAATGAAATACTTAATTATAAAGAAAAGCGCTTCTATATTAGAAGCGCTTTTTGTTTGTGGGTTATGTATTGCTATCATTACTTCATTTGCTTCTTAATCATCTCAGTAAAAACCAGCGCCGCTTTTTTTCGATAGCTATCCTTTGGCCAGGTAATAGATGCCTGGCTGATAATATTCAAACCTTTAATAGGAATTGTTTTCAACGTCTGTCTTCCTTTGGCAGCAGCAACTGTCATGATCGTGCAAAAATTTCCTGTCTCCACTAATTGCAGTAATGTATTAATATCATTTAACTCCATTTTTATATTCGGCTTCACCTTATTTTTCGCAAGCTCTTCATTTAAAAAATGACGTGTATGAAAACCTTTTGCCGGAAGTACCAACGGAATATCTTTCAGGTCTTTGATGGATACCGATTTCTTATCAGCGATCGGGTTCGATGGATGCACCACCAATGTTAAAGGCGATTCATACAAGCGTTGCGAAATAAACATCTCGTTATCCTGCAACTCCAAAAACGAAAGAAGGAAATCAACTCTTGTCGATTTGAGTTTATCCAACAAGTCTTCTGATGTGCCGAATTCAACGATGATCTTCACATCGGGATATTGTGCCGAAAACTGGATAAGCACAGGAGTCAACAGCGCCGATAAACCATAGGTAACTCCAATCCGGAGCTCGCCGGTTTTAATTCCTTTTAAATCGTTGATTACAAAACGGCCACTTTCCGAATCGGCAAGGGTTTGCCTCGCATACGGTAAAAACAGGCTGCCAGCTTCTGTAATGCGCACCCTTTTCCCGATCCGGTCGAACAGCGGCATACCCAATTCGTCTTCCAACTGCTTGATTTGCTGACTCAATGTGCTCTGGCTGATGAACAAAGCATGTGCTGCCTCGGTAAAATTGAGCAGTTCTGCCGAACGGATAAAATAACGTAGTTGACGAAGCTCCATAATGATCGATCGGTTTTACCGATTGAAGTGATAGAAAAATACAGTTATACAAATTTAGGATTTAAAAATACATTTGGGCTGCTATAAGCGATCTATTCCAACGTATTGCTGTATTGATCGCAATTTTCATCCTTCTAACACAAAAGAATATGAGTCATACGCCAACAACTTTGTTCGATAAGGTTTGGGATTCCCATGTTGTACGCAGCATTCCGGATGGTCCTGATGTATTTTTTATTGATCGTCATTTTATTCATGAAGTAACAAGTCCTGTTGCATTCTTAGGTCTCGAAAATCGTGGACTGAAAGTGATGTTCTCTGAAAAAACATTTGCAACTGCCGATCACAACACGCCAACCATCAACCAGCATTTACCAGTGAAGGATCCGCTTTCTGCGAATCAATTGAAGGCATTGGAAACAAATTCAGCGAAGTATGGTATTTCGCATTGGGGGTTGGGTAATCCAAAGAATGGTATTGTGCATGTAGTAGGTCCTGAGAATGGAATCACACTCCCGGGTATGACGATTGTGTGTGGTGATTCGCATACCTCAACTCATGGTGCGTTCGGGGCAATTGCATTTGGTATTGGTACTTCAGAAGTTGAAATGGTTTTATCTTCTCAATGTATCATGCAGCCAAAGCCAAAGAAAATGCGCATCACCATCAACGGTAAATTAGGCAAAGGCGTTGTGCCGAAAGATGTGCCGTTGTTTATCTTATCGCAGATTTCTGCAAGTGGTGCAACCGGTTATTTCATTGAGTTTGCAGGTGAAGTGTTTGAGAATATGAGTATGGAAGGTCGTATGACGGTTTGTAACCTGTCGATTGAAATGGGCGCACGTGGTGGTATGGTTGCTCCAGATGAAACAACGTTCAATTATTTAAAAGGAAGAGACCTTACACCAAAAGGAGAAGCATGGGATAAAGGATTGGCTTATTGGAAAACATTAAAGACTGATGCGGATGCAAAGTTTGATTTGGAATTGAATTTCACGGCAGATCAAATTGAACCACAAATTACATACGGTACAAATCCTGGTTTGGGTACAGGTATCACACACAATATTCCTCTTGCTGCAGATGTAAAAGATGGCGAAGCTTCTTATAAAAAATCATTGGCTTACATGGGCTTTGCCGAAAATGAAAAGATCGTTGGCAAGCCGGTTGATTATGTGTTCTTGGGAAGTTGCACCAACGGACGTATTGAAGATTTCAGAGCGTTTGCAAGTATTGTAAAAGGAAGAAAGAAAGCTGATAACGTTACAGCATGGTTGGTGCCCGGTTCGCATATCGTGGAGCAACAGATCAAAGAAGAAGGAATACTTGATATTTTAACTGAAGCAGGTTTTCAGTTACGTCAGCCCGGCTGTTCTGCTTGCTTGGCAATGAATGACGATAAAATCCCTGCAGGTAAATATGCTGTAAGTACAAGTAACAGAAATTTCGAAGGTCGTCAAGGGCCCGGTGCAAGAACAATGTTAGCGAGTCCGTTAGTAGCTGCTGCTGCTGCTGTTACCGGCGTAGTAACTGATCCGAGAGAACTCATGAATTGAAGGAGTAAATCTGAAATCAAAAATCTAAAATCAGAAATTAAAAATGGCTTACGATAAATTTACAGTCCTCACCAGCACAGCGGTTCCAATGCCGATTGAGAATGTGGACACCGATCAAATTATTCCTGCACGTTTCTTAAAAGCAACAAAGCGTGAAGGTTTTGGTGATAATCTTTTCCGTGACTGGCGTTATAACGGTGACGATACCCCGAAACAGGATTTCGTATTGAACAATCCTATCTACTCCGGTAAAATTTTAGTGGGTGGTAAAAACTTTGGTAGCGGAAGCAGTCGTGAACATGCTGCCTGGGCTATTTACGATTACGGTTTCCGTTGCGTAATATCCAGCTTCTTTGCAGATATCTTCAAAGGAAATGCATTGAACATCGGCATCTTACCTGTAACGGTAAGCCCTGAGTTTTTAGATAAAATTTTCAAAGCAATAGAAGCAGATCCAAAAGCTGAACTGGAAGTAAATCTTCCTGCGCAAACGGTGACAATTGTTGCCACAGGTGAAAAAGAATCATTTGATATTAACGGTTATAAAAAACATAACATGATCAATGGCTTTGATGATATCGATTACCTGCAATCAATGAAGGAAGAGATCAAAAATTTTGCATCAAAGAGTTTATACTAAGCACCCAAAACTAACATGCCCCAAGCCAAGCGTTACATTGAAATAATGGATACCACACTGCGTGATGGTGAACAAACCAGTGGTGTATCCTTTTCTGCATCGGAGAAATTAACGATCGCACAACTGTTGTTAACGGAAGTGAAAGTAGATCGTATTGAAATAGCCTCTGCCCGTGTGTCTGAAGGAGAATTTGATGCGGTGAAAAAAATTACGAAGTGGGCGAAGGCAAACAATTTGTTGCACAAAGTTGAAGTGCTCACGTTTGTTGATGGAACGGTATCTGTTGATTGGATGATCAAAGCCGGTGCTAAAGTCGCAAATCTGTTAACCAAAGGTTCACTCAATCACTTGACACATCAGCTCAAGAAAAAACCTGAGCAACATTTTGCAGAAATTGCAGAGGTGATCAAGCTCGCAAAAAAGAAAGGCATTGAAAGCAATGTGTATCTGGAAGATTGGAGCAATGGTATGCGTCATTCAAAAGAATACGTTTTTCAATACCTTGATTTTATTGTGAAGCAACCGGTGAAGCGTGTGATGTTGCCTGATACACTCGGCATCTTAACACCATCGGAGGTGTTTGATTTTGTTTCTGAAATTGTACAGCGTTATCCTAAAATACATTTCGATTTTCATGGTCATAATGATTATGATCTTGGTACAGCCAATGTGCTGGAAGCGATGAAAGCAGGTGCACATGGTTTGCATCTTACAGTAAATGGTATGGGCGAACGTGCAGGTAATGCACCATTAGCCAGTGCAATTGCAGTGATGCATGATTTTATGCCTGATATCAAATCATCAGTGGTTGAAAAATCATTGTACGGTGTAAGCAAGTTGGTAGAAACATTTTCAGGTGTTCGTATTCCATCAAATAAGCCTGTTGTGGGAGAGAATGTGTTTACACAAACGGCAGGCATTCATGCAGACGGTGATAAAAAGAATAAACTTTATTTCAGTGATCTGATGCCGGAACGTTTCGGTCGCCAGCGTAAATATGCATTGGGCAAAACAAGTGGCAAGGCAAATATTGAAAATAATCTTGCACAGTTAGGTATTCAATTAGATGATGAAGATCTGAAGAAAGTAACACAGCGTATTATTGAGTTGGGCGATAAGAAAGAAGTGGTAACACCAGCCGATCTTCCTTACATCCTTTCAGATGTACTCGACAGTAATTCCATCCAGGATAAAGTACGGGTGGAAAATTATGTGCTTACTCATTCAAAAAATCTTCGTCCTTCAGTTACACTTCATCTGAACATTGATGGAGAAACATTTGAAGAAAATGCGCAGGGAGATGGGCAATATGATGCGTTCATGAATGCGTTGAAGAAAATTTACAAACAAAAGAAAAGAGAATTGCCGCAGTTAACTGATTATGCTGTGCGTATTCCTCCCGGTGGTAAAAGTGATGCATTGTGCGAAACGATCATTACCTGGAGCCAGAACAATAAAGAATTTAAAACGAGAGGTCTTGATAGTGATCAAACAGTTTCGGCTATTAAGGCAACGCAGAAAATGTTGAACATCATAGTGAGTGGTCAATAGTAAGTGTTGAGTGAACAACTGTCTTACGGATGGAAATCACACAACTCAAAAAGCAACAAACAAAACAAATTCAATCATAACAAGAATGGCAACAAAACACATTTTAATTGTTCCCGGTGATGGTATCGGACAGGAAGTAACAGCAGTAGGTAAAAAAGTATTGGATAAGATCGCTGCAAAGTTCGGCCACACATTTACATACGATGAAGCATTGATTGGTCATGTGGCCATAGAAGCAACAGGTGTGCCTTTACCTGATGAGTCGTTAGAAAAAATGCGTAATTCAGATGCAGTATTTTTTGGTGCTGTCGGTCATCCGAAATACGATAACGACCCTTCTGCAAAAGTTCGTCCTGAGCAAGGTTTGCTGAAGATGCGGAAGGAACTTGGGTTGTATGCCAATCTTCGTCCCATTAAATTGTTTGATGAGTTGTTAGGTGCATCAAGCATTAAACCGGAGATTTTAAAAGGTGCTGATATTTTATTCTTCCGTGAGTTGACAGGTGATATTTACTTTGGCGAAAAAGGACGTAAGAACAATGGTGATACAGCTTACGATATTGCTGAGTACAGCCGTTACGAAGTAGAGCGTATTGCACGCAAAGCATTTGAAGCGGCACGCACTCGTAAAAAGAAATTATGTTCTGTTGATAAAGCCAATGTAATTGAAACATCAAGATTGTGGAGAGAAGTGGTGCAGAAAGTGGCATTGGAATATCCTGATGTGGAAGTGGAACACCAGTTTGTTGATGCAACGGCCATGTTGTTGATCAAAGATCCACGCCGTTTTGATGTAGTGGTAACAGCCAACCTGTTTGGTGATATCCTTACCGATGAAGCTTCGCAAATTGCCGGTTCAATGGGTATGTTGGCAAGCGCTTCAATTGGTGATGGTACAGGTGTATATGAACCTATTCACGGTTCGGCACACGATATTACAGGTAAAGGTATAGCCAATCCATTAGCTTCTGTTCTGTCTGCAGCTTTATTGCTCGATATTTCTTTCGGCATGAAGGAAGAATCAGAGGCAGTAATCAGTGCGGTTGATAAAGTTTTGAAAGATGGTTTCCGCTCAAGAGATATTGCCGATGCTACAACGCCGGCCGATAAAATTCTTGGAACGGATGCAATGGGCGAGCAGGTCCTGCTACATATATAAACGTAAACTGAACACTAAAAAAGGGAAGCATTTTTACAATGCTTCCCTTTTTGTTTAACAAATTTGCAAAGTGGTTGTTATTCATAAGAATTTAAAACAAGAAATAAATATGACTATTCAAATTGGACAAAAAGCCCCTGATTTTTCGCTCTTCGATACCGAAAGGAAGAAAGTAAGTCTCGCCGATTTTAAAGGAAAGAATGTGCTGATCCTGTTTTACCCACAGGCATTCTCCAGCACTTGCACCGCTGAACTTTGTACCGTAAGGGACGATATTGCCCGTTACAATAATGCAAATGCCGAGGTGTTAGGCATTTCAGTTGACTCTGTGTTCACCCTGAAAAGATATAAAGAGGAGCAGGGCTATAACTTTCCGTTGCTCAGCGATTTCAATAAAGAAGTATCAGCAGCGTATGATTCTTTATATGAGAATTGGATTCTGGAAATGAAGGGCGTTTCAAAAAGGAGTGCTTTTATTGTTGACAAGGAAGGAATCATTCAATATGTTGAATTAGTGGAAACGAAAGACGGCGTGCCCGATTTCGAGGCCATTAATAAAAAACTTGAATCACTCAACTGATTCATTTTCTGTAGAATAAGAGGGCAAATCGGCTAAGGGTTTGCCCTTTCTTTTTTAAGAAATGTGAGAAAAAGCTTGTAAATTGCAGATAATAAAACTAAGTTTGTTTCGTTGAAACGGATTTTTACCATATTCGCCTGTATCCTTTTGATAACCACAGCAACCGCCCAGACGGACAGAACACCCGCTGGAAACGCTGAAAATGTGGTTAAGGTTGTTCGTTTCTATCCCAACCCCGCTTCTTCCTTTATCAATTTTGAATTTAAAGAAACCCGTCTTGCAGATTTTTCATTCAAGGTATTCAACTTTATTGGCAAGAAAGTTTTAGAGATCAATAACCTCACTCCACGTACAGTTGTAAACCTCAACGATTATTTCCGTGGCGTATATATCTTCCAGTTAACCGACCGCAGCGGTAAAGTTGT is part of the Lacibacter sediminis genome and harbors:
- a CDS encoding LysR substrate-binding domain-containing protein, which codes for MELRQLRYFIRSAELLNFTEAAHALFISQSTLSQQIKQLEDELGMPLFDRIGKRVRITEAGSLFLPYARQTLADSESGRFVINDLKGIKTGELRIGVTYGLSALLTPVLIQFSAQYPDVKIIVEFGTSEDLLDKLKSTRVDFLLSFLELQDNEMFISQRLYESPLTLVVHPSNPIADKKSVSIKDLKDIPLVLPAKGFHTRHFLNEELAKNKVKPNIKMELNDINTLLQLVETGNFCTIMTVAAAKGRQTLKTIPIKGLNIISQASITWPKDSYRKKAALVFTEMIKKQMK
- the leuC gene encoding 3-isopropylmalate dehydratase large subunit encodes the protein MSHTPTTLFDKVWDSHVVRSIPDGPDVFFIDRHFIHEVTSPVAFLGLENRGLKVMFSEKTFATADHNTPTINQHLPVKDPLSANQLKALETNSAKYGISHWGLGNPKNGIVHVVGPENGITLPGMTIVCGDSHTSTHGAFGAIAFGIGTSEVEMVLSSQCIMQPKPKKMRITINGKLGKGVVPKDVPLFILSQISASGATGYFIEFAGEVFENMSMEGRMTVCNLSIEMGARGGMVAPDETTFNYLKGRDLTPKGEAWDKGLAYWKTLKTDADAKFDLELNFTADQIEPQITYGTNPGLGTGITHNIPLAADVKDGEASYKKSLAYMGFAENEKIVGKPVDYVFLGSCTNGRIEDFRAFASIVKGRKKADNVTAWLVPGSHIVEQQIKEEGILDILTEAGFQLRQPGCSACLAMNDDKIPAGKYAVSTSNRNFEGRQGPGARTMLASPLVAAAAAVTGVVTDPRELMN
- the leuD gene encoding 3-isopropylmalate dehydratase small subunit; the protein is MAYDKFTVLTSTAVPMPIENVDTDQIIPARFLKATKREGFGDNLFRDWRYNGDDTPKQDFVLNNPIYSGKILVGGKNFGSGSSREHAAWAIYDYGFRCVISSFFADIFKGNALNIGILPVTVSPEFLDKIFKAIEADPKAELEVNLPAQTVTIVATGEKESFDINGYKKHNMINGFDDIDYLQSMKEEIKNFASKSLY
- a CDS encoding alpha-isopropylmalate synthase regulatory domain-containing protein encodes the protein MPQAKRYIEIMDTTLRDGEQTSGVSFSASEKLTIAQLLLTEVKVDRIEIASARVSEGEFDAVKKITKWAKANNLLHKVEVLTFVDGTVSVDWMIKAGAKVANLLTKGSLNHLTHQLKKKPEQHFAEIAEVIKLAKKKGIESNVYLEDWSNGMRHSKEYVFQYLDFIVKQPVKRVMLPDTLGILTPSEVFDFVSEIVQRYPKIHFDFHGHNDYDLGTANVLEAMKAGAHGLHLTVNGMGERAGNAPLASAIAVMHDFMPDIKSSVVEKSLYGVSKLVETFSGVRIPSNKPVVGENVFTQTAGIHADGDKKNKLYFSDLMPERFGRQRKYALGKTSGKANIENNLAQLGIQLDDEDLKKVTQRIIELGDKKEVVTPADLPYILSDVLDSNSIQDKVRVENYVLTHSKNLRPSVTLHLNIDGETFEENAQGDGQYDAFMNALKKIYKQKKRELPQLTDYAVRIPPGGKSDALCETIITWSQNNKEFKTRGLDSDQTVSAIKATQKMLNIIVSGQ
- the leuB gene encoding 3-isopropylmalate dehydrogenase; translated protein: MATKHILIVPGDGIGQEVTAVGKKVLDKIAAKFGHTFTYDEALIGHVAIEATGVPLPDESLEKMRNSDAVFFGAVGHPKYDNDPSAKVRPEQGLLKMRKELGLYANLRPIKLFDELLGASSIKPEILKGADILFFRELTGDIYFGEKGRKNNGDTAYDIAEYSRYEVERIARKAFEAARTRKKKLCSVDKANVIETSRLWREVVQKVALEYPDVEVEHQFVDATAMLLIKDPRRFDVVVTANLFGDILTDEASQIAGSMGMLASASIGDGTGVYEPIHGSAHDITGKGIANPLASVLSAALLLDISFGMKEESEAVISAVDKVLKDGFRSRDIADATTPADKILGTDAMGEQVLLHI